Within the Pelagovum pacificum genome, the region TGTCCCAGTCGGACGTGCCCCACGGCAGGCCGGCATGTACGGTCAGGTCCGTGCTCATCGGGGCATGCAGCGCGTTCAGCGCCTCGATCTGGCCGAAGGTCAGGCAGCGATCGCTTTCGCTCTCGGCGCAGGCGATGATGGCGAGGTCGGGGGCGCAGCCCTCCCAATCCGCGATGACACCATCCGACACGCCGTCGAGCCAGTCGCACTGCACCCGGATTTCTTCCTTCACGATATCCAGCATCTCGGGCGGGATATAGGCGCGGGGATCGTCGAACAGGTGGGCCGCACGCTCGCGCAGCAGCATCAGCCCGGTGAAGTCGACGATCGGCTCTCCCGCGAGGATGCCGTCGTAGTCCTCGGGCCGCCGCTGCGCCGCCATCAGTCCCTGCCGCCCGCCGTCCCCGAAGCCGACGAAGTAGCGCAGTTCGGCCGGCGTGCCGTAGCGTGTCTCGATCAGGGTCTGGGCGGCGGCATGGACCTTGGCGGTCGCGCCTTCCGCGAAATCCGCCAGCATGCCAGGGTCGGATGCGAAGGACGCAGGGTCTTCCGGGGACGGCAGATCGTCGGCCCTGTGCCCTGAATCGCCGCCGTAGAGTGCGTGCGCCTTGAAAGGGAACACCTCGGCGGCGTTCGGTGTCTGCCAGTCCGCGCCGGTGAGCGCCGGTATCTCAGTGCCATAACCCTGAAAGCCGAAGTGGACGGACCGTCCGCTCCACTCCTCGGGCAACAGCGCCTCGAACAGGATGGGGCGGCCGATGGATTCACCGGTCTCGGACTGCTCGGGCGGGATCTCCGCTTTCACAAGGCAACGCTGCGGGCGCGCCTCCGTCGCGGTGCCGAGGAAGGTCGAAGTGATGGTGAACCCGCTGAAGGGCACGGCGGCGAGGTCGGCACAGCTGATCTGAACCGGTGCGGCGTCCTCCTCCGCAACGGCCTCGTCCTGCGCCGAAACGGAGAGCGTGCCGCCCACCAGGGCACACAGAACTGCGATCGAACTGCCGAACGGCGCACCCACGGCCTTGCCCCTTTCCAGCCGGCTTCAGCGCAAAGGTAGGCCGCTGGCGGGGACGGCAACAAGCAAGTGCAGGTTCCGGCCCAACTTTTTCACCCGATTGAGTCCCGCAGGACTCACCGCGCGGCCAGTTGGCGGATATCGGGCGGGTATCCGATGCCCGACGAGTGTCCGATCCCGGTCCGTGACGTCGCCGTGAGGCCCGCAAAGCACGCAGACACTGGAATCTCCCGCCAATTCGGATATGTGGTCCCGAACCCCGAGGACACGCCCGTATGACCGACCTTGCCCATATCCGCAACTTCTCCATCGTGGCGCACATCGACCACGGCAAGTCGACGCTGGCCGACCGGCTGATCCAGCTCACCGGTACGGTGGCGGAGCGCGACATGAAGGACCAGCTGCTCGATTCCATGGACATCGAGCGGGAACGCGGCATCACCATCAAGGCCAACACCGTGCGGATCGAGTATCCGGCGAAGGATGGCCACAAGTACGTGCTGAACCTGATCGACACGCCCGGCCACGTCGACTTCGCCTACGAGGTCAGCCGCTCGATGCAGGCGGTGGAGGGGTCGCTCCTCGTCGTCGACGCCACCCAGGGGGTCGAGGCGCAGACGCTGGCCAACGTCTACACCGCCATCGACGCCAACCACGAGATCGTGCCGGTCCTCAACAAGATCGACCTGCCCGCCGCCGAACCCGAGCGCATCATCGAGCAGATCGAGGACGTGATCGGGATCGAGGCGCACGACGCCTGCATGATCTCCGCCAAGACGGGCGTCGGCATTCCCGACGTGCTCGAGGCGATCGTCACGCGCCTGCCGCCGCCGAAGGAAGGCGACAAGGACGCGCCGCTGAAGGCGATGCTGGTCGATTCCAAGTACGACCCCTACCTCGGCGTCGTGGTCATCGTCCGCATCATCGACGGGGTGATGAAGAAGGGCCAGCGCATCAAGATGATGAAGACCGGCGGGACCTACGAGATCGACAAGATCGGCGTGTACAAGCCCGCCATGGTCGATGTCGAAGAGCTCGGCCCCGGCGAGATCGGCTTCCTCACCGCGTCGATCAAGCAGGTGCGCGACACCCGGGTCGGCGACACGATCACGACCGAGAAGAAGGGCACGGACAAGCCGCTCCCCGGCTTCAAGCCGTCGATCCCGGTTGTGTTCTGCGGCCTCTTCCCCGTCGACACGTCCGAGTTCGAGGACCTGCGCGACGCGATCGAGAAGCTGGCCCTGAACGACGCGTCCTTCTCCTACGAGATGGAGACCTCCGCCGCGCTGGGCTTCGGCTTCCGCTGCGGGTTCCTCGGCCTGCTGCACCTCGAGGTGATCCGCGACCGGATCGAGCGCGAGTACGATATCGAGCTGATCACCACCGCGCCGTCCGTGGTCTACCACGTCTACATGCGCGACGGAGAGATGATCGAGCTGCACAACCCCGCCGACATGCCCGACCCGACGATCATCGAGCATATCGAGGAGCCGCGCATCAAGGCGACCATCATGGTGCCGGACGAGTACCTCGGCGACGTGCTGAAGCTGTGCCAGGACCGGCGCGGCATCCAGCAGGACCTGACCTATGCCGGGACGCGGCCGCTAGTGGTTTATGACCTCCCCCTCAACGAAGTGGTGTTCGACTTCTACGATAGGCTGAAATCGGTAACGAAGGGTTACGCGAGCTTCGATTACCAGATGATCGGGTATCGGCAGGACAACCTCGTGAAGA harbors:
- a CDS encoding tannase/feruloyl esterase family alpha/beta hydrolase, which translates into the protein MGAPFGSSIAVLCALVGGTLSVSAQDEAVAEEDAAPVQISCADLAAVPFSGFTITSTFLGTATEARPQRCLVKAEIPPEQSETGESIGRPILFEALLPEEWSGRSVHFGFQGYGTEIPALTGADWQTPNAAEVFPFKAHALYGGDSGHRADDLPSPEDPASFASDPGMLADFAEGATAKVHAAAQTLIETRYGTPAELRYFVGFGDGGRQGLMAAQRRPEDYDGILAGEPIVDFTGLMLLRERAAHLFDDPRAYIPPEMLDIVKEEIRVQCDWLDGVSDGVIADWEGCAPDLAIIACAESESDRCLTFGQIEALNALHAPMSTDLTVHAGLPWGTSDWDTRYMGTPDIPPTARDRVADFRDWFVTPPIAPAPTPEDEVAEDDTDQEIVLVAPSPAPDADARIAELEQMLDAEDPDLGAFAAAGGHLTVYAGSLSEYPPGEMADLWRRMVRDLGRERVDSFVRFYVFPGVTHDRDVPEGMPAAADLFAALEVWVEFEGVPEGLVNSSPDGSATAERPLCPYPLVPRYDGEGPHAEAASFACAE
- the lepA gene encoding translation elongation factor 4, whose amino-acid sequence is MTDLAHIRNFSIVAHIDHGKSTLADRLIQLTGTVAERDMKDQLLDSMDIERERGITIKANTVRIEYPAKDGHKYVLNLIDTPGHVDFAYEVSRSMQAVEGSLLVVDATQGVEAQTLANVYTAIDANHEIVPVLNKIDLPAAEPERIIEQIEDVIGIEAHDACMISAKTGVGIPDVLEAIVTRLPPPKEGDKDAPLKAMLVDSKYDPYLGVVVIVRIIDGVMKKGQRIKMMKTGGTYEIDKIGVYKPAMVDVEELGPGEIGFLTASIKQVRDTRVGDTITTEKKGTDKPLPGFKPSIPVVFCGLFPVDTSEFEDLRDAIEKLALNDASFSYEMETSAALGFGFRCGFLGLLHLEVIRDRIEREYDIELITTAPSVVYHVYMRDGEMIELHNPADMPDPTIIEHIEEPRIKATIMVPDEYLGDVLKLCQDRRGIQQDLTYAGTRPLVVYDLPLNEVVFDFYDRLKSVTKGYASFDYQMIGYRQDNLVKMQILVNDEPVDALSMMVHRDRSEQRGRAMCEKLKELIPRHMFKIPIQAAIGGKVIARETLSALRKDVTAKCYGGDATRKRKLLDKQKAGKKKMRQFGKVEIPQEAFISALKMDS